The segment TGTACCATGCCCGAATACCTGATAGAATACGTTTTTCATCCCTCTCCTGTTTACGGGAGAAGGACCGGGGGTGAGGGTAATAATTCTATGAAACCGTATTTAAAAAGTTTCTCATTTATAATTCATATAGTCCGCCAGCGGAGCATCCGCATGATTGACAGCAAACGTTGATGGCTTTCCTTTTGCGCCGAGCTTGTTGACAGCGCGGACTGCAAGGGTGTTTCTCCCCGACTGGAGCAGCCATGTCCAGCGGTCGCCGACCTTTTTCCAGCCGGTATCGTCCACATTCACCTCGTAATGGCTGAAATTGGGTGTGTAGGTTTCGAACCTCAGAAAGAGGCGGCCGTTGCCGAATCCCGTTGTCGCATCGACATGCACCTTGTTGAGATCGGGCCACATATCGCGGGGACGGTCGGTTTGCCAGGTATACTTGCGGTTCGGCGGCGTCCGGCTGTCATACCAGTTGACATACCCGTTCCACGGCCAGTTCGTGCCGCTGCCGTGCGTGACCGGGCGCGGATAGGGCTTTTCGTACCAGTTGTTCCGGGGTATCAGGCGCATGAACGCCGCATTGATGAAGCCCGTCAGCACCGTGTTCTGGTGGTCGGTCAGCGAACCGCGCTTCACCGATGGCGGCTGGTCCTCCTTGAGCTTGAACCAGTCGAATTTGTCGTTCATCCAGTCGAGCGTGTGTCCGGGAAAGTAGTAGTCGAGATACCGCTCATGGAGTTCGAGGAGATTGAGCGGCTCCGCAGTCTCGACATCATAATTGTAGTGGTTTTCGTAATCGGCGTCAAAAAACACCCACTTGCCGTAGTCGTCGTTCCAGACCTCCACGACCTCGTGAATGACGACGTTGACGATTCGCGCCTGCCAGCCGTACGCCATGCACATACCCGCAAGGAGATTATTGAATGTCAGGCAGTATCCGCCGCCGCCTGTGGTCTCAACCCGGTTGAGTATGGACAGGGCGTCCCATCCCGGGAATTCGGGGAACGGGCTGCTGTGACGCCAGCGGCGTGTCACATAATCAAGGAGCCTGACCTGCGCGTCCAGTTCGGTCCTGCTCCCCTCGATGACCTCGTCGAGGTTCTCGCGTTCGCGGAGTTCTTTGAACTCGGGGCGGTCCCATTTTTCCCATTCCCAGTCGAGAGAGGAATATCTGATTGGTGGATTGTCGCTCGTAACGACATGGATGTTCCGGGGGAGCGGAACACGTTCGAACAGTTCAGCGGTGACTCGCGCCGACTTGACAACGGGGGTGAGGAGGGGGTTTTCGGTCGAAAGTACAACTTTAAACTGAATATAGCGACGGTTGAGTTTGGCATCACCCGTTTCGAAGTCGAGACTGGGGCCGTTGCCTATGAACTCGTACGGTTCCCATGTGGCTGAAAATGGCTGCGGATCGGTGCCCTTGCGAAAATAGTACTCGATCTTCGTTCCTTGGGGCATCTCGGATTCGATGACCAGTTTCATCTTTCCGATTTCGCGGAGCGGGACGATGAAATCGTTCGAGTCGCCCTTCCAGAGGTCTATTACCGGGCTTTCGAGCCATCCGGTTTTCACCGAGCGGTCGAGGCTGAGCCGGATCGAGTATTCGGCGCGTGTCTGTCCTAGGGGGCCGAACGGGCTCTCTTTCCATGATTCACCGCCATCCGTGGACTTGAACGATGTTTTCCCCACATCCTTCGGGTCGCCGCCGCCTGTCTCGAATTCATCGGCGCGCGATATGAAGATTTCCCATCCATCCTCGGCAGTCTGCGCTTCGGGACAGTACAGGTCGATAACATTCCTTCCCTTTTTGAGCCATTCCGCCGGAAACTCGCTCCAGCGGTACCATTCCTTGTTCTTTTCGGTGTCCCAGTTGGAAATCTGGCTTTCCCTGCCATTGACCGTGAATTTCAGGGGATATTTCCCCGATTTATAGTAGGGGAAAATGACCACCCATGCCGAATGAGCGCGGGGATCGTCCACATTGAGAATCTTCCGGGCGCGGTTTTTTCCCCAGATGATGTCGGTGCAGACGCCTTTTTCGCTCTGTCCAGCGCCGGGAGAGTCGTTTTCGACGAGGTCCATGTCGAAAAGACATACGCCGCCGTCCGGGTGTTTCATGAGCATGTGCATGAATCCGGTGTCATACACCATTTCGGCGCTGCCGCCCCATGTCGTGGTGACCGTGCCTGCATCGGCCGGTTTTAATCCCGAAAGAACAAGAAACATGACTGAAAGATACAGTACAACTTTCTTCTGCATGGAATGTCTCCTTGCTGAGTAAGGTAGTTATTGAGAATCGTAATAGTCATAGAGAGGATGATATAATAAAGTTACGGTTTTATCAAGCGATATGACACTGTTTTCCTGTCGTTTTTTCAGAGGTGTCCTGTCAGTTCAGTATAGTATAGAAACGGAATAGTAAGGTGGCAGAGGGGCAAAAAGACAAGGAGGTTAAAGCACATATAATAGCTTGAAAATATTAGAAATAATAAAATTTATATCC is part of the bacterium genome and harbors:
- a CDS encoding transglutaminase-like domain-containing protein, translated to MQKKVVLYLSVMFLVLSGLKPADAGTVTTTWGGSAEMVYDTGFMHMLMKHPDGGVCLFDMDLVENDSPGAGQSEKGVCTDIIWGKNRARKILNVDDPRAHSAWVVIFPYYKSGKYPLKFTVNGRESQISNWDTEKNKEWYRWSEFPAEWLKKGRNVIDLYCPEAQTAEDGWEIFISRADEFETGGGDPKDVGKTSFKSTDGGESWKESPFGPLGQTRAEYSIRLSLDRSVKTGWLESPVIDLWKGDSNDFIVPLREIGKMKLVIESEMPQGTKIEYYFRKGTDPQPFSATWEPYEFIGNGPSLDFETGDAKLNRRYIQFKVVLSTENPLLTPVVKSARVTAELFERVPLPRNIHVVTSDNPPIRYSSLDWEWEKWDRPEFKELRERENLDEVIEGSRTELDAQVRLLDYVTRRWRHSSPFPEFPGWDALSILNRVETTGGGGYCLTFNNLLAGMCMAYGWQARIVNVVIHEVVEVWNDDYGKWVFFDADYENHYNYDVETAEPLNLLELHERYLDYYFPGHTLDWMNDKFDWFKLKEDQPPSVKRGSLTDHQNTVLTGFINAAFMRLIPRNNWYEKPYPRPVTHGSGTNWPWNGYVNWYDSRTPPNRKYTWQTDRPRDMWPDLNKVHVDATTGFGNGRLFLRFETYTPNFSHYEVNVDDTGWKKVGDRWTWLLQSGRNTLAVRAVNKLGAKGKPSTFAVNHADAPLADYMNYK